The window TCCGGGGCCTCGATCATGATGCTGTTGCCCAAGGCCCAGCCGACCGCCGAATAGACGTTGCCGGCGACCTGGTAGACCTTCTTGTTGAACAGCTTGGTGTGTTCGGCCAGTTCGGGGTTGATGCTCGGCTCGATGAGCTCGGGCGGCAAGTCGGCCATCGCGGCAAGTGGTAAGGCGGCGGCCAGCAGCAGGCCACTGAAACGGGATATGTACGTCATGGCTCGATCATTTTGTTGCTTTCGGTACTGGCAGAGTGGCAAAGGGGCGCTGATAATTCCAATGCGAACTTTTCAAAAAATTAATGCGAGAAGCGCATGAATGACCTGCGTCAACTCCGCTATTTCGTCGCCGTTGCCGAACACGGCCACTTCGCCCGCGCCGCGGCGGCGATCAACCTCAGTCAGCCGGCGCTGAGCCGCAGCATCCAGAGCCTGGAAACCAGCCTGGGCTGCCAACTGTTCGATCGCGGCCCCCGCAACGCCACGCTCACCGCCTATGGCCAACTGGTGCTGGAGCACGCGCGGCGCCTACTCGCCGGCAGTCGCTCCCTGCAGAACGCGGTCAATCAGCTGGGCAACCTGGAGGCCGGCGAATTGCGCCTGGGCGCCGGACCGCTGGTGGCGGCGCGTCTGGTGCCGCGCGCGCTGGCCCAGCTGATCCAGCGCTATCCGAAGATCCGCGTGCAACTGGTCATCGAGGACTGGCGCAGCCTGCGTCAGCGCCTGCTCGACGAGAGCCTCGAACTGTTCGTCGCCGACAGCCGCGAACTGCTCGGCGACCCGCTGATCGCCGTCGAACCCTTGCACCAGCATCAGGGTGTGTACTTCTGCCGGCCCGGCCATCCGCTGCTCGGCAGCCGCATCCTGCACTTCCGCGACCTGATCGCCTATCCGCTGGCCTGCCCGCAGATTCCCGAACCGGTGGCCAGCCAGTTGGCCCAGCTTAGCGGACGCGAGTTGCCGGACATCCAGTGCGACAACCTGATGGTGATCCGCGAACTGGTGATGCACAGCGATGTGATCGGCCTGGCCGCCGCCGACGTGATCGTCGAGGACATCGCCGCCGGCCGGCTGGCGGCCCTCAGACCGATCGACCAGGCGACCGGCAAGTCCGCCTACGGCCTGGTCAGCCGTGCCGGGCACAGTCTGTCGCCGGCGGCGCAGGCGATGCGCGACGCGCTGTTGCGAGAAGATGCGAGGCACGCGAGCTGATCGGCAGCGCGGCGGAAGTCACTCCGCCGCGGCGCATGATTTCAGCGAGTGGGGAGTGGCGCTAGGCCGCCTGACTCAATAGCGGCGGCCGTCCGGGGTGTAGCCGTGCATCGGCTGGATGGGTTGGATGCGCTGCATGGACGGTCGGTCATTCCGGTAGTTGGGGCCGTCGTGGCGGTAGTAGCGGATATTCGACTTGTCCCGGTAGTTCTTCGGCGGCGCGACGTAACGGCGGTTGTCGTAGTTGCGGTTATCGTAATAACGCTTGTCGTAATAACGCTTGTCGTAATAGCGCTTGTCG is drawn from Pseudomonas cavernae and contains these coding sequences:
- a CDS encoding LysR family transcriptional regulator codes for the protein MNDLRQLRYFVAVAEHGHFARAAAAINLSQPALSRSIQSLETSLGCQLFDRGPRNATLTAYGQLVLEHARRLLAGSRSLQNAVNQLGNLEAGELRLGAGPLVAARLVPRALAQLIQRYPKIRVQLVIEDWRSLRQRLLDESLELFVADSRELLGDPLIAVEPLHQHQGVYFCRPGHPLLGSRILHFRDLIAYPLACPQIPEPVASQLAQLSGRELPDIQCDNLMVIRELVMHSDVIGLAAADVIVEDIAAGRLAALRPIDQATGKSAYGLVSRAGHSLSPAAQAMRDALLREDARHAS